The Prosthecobacter dejongeii genome contains a region encoding:
- a CDS encoding DUF3419 family protein — MNDLPPADPWALEAAKLPLAFAQVREDPALDVELATALPENATVVMIASGGETLIQLARLPLARIHAVDVNPAQLALARFKAHLATHESAMVSCNLLGHAPLPALEREEALLPRLEILDLPADVFGPPSLVSEHGPDHLGRYERCFATLRQALPPGVSINQNGLDEALAKVMSLANLVALFGQEATQNPRLPFHEHFAWRTRVALSRADAATNPFLHQMYGGRFAPGCPYDWLRSTEPLQAEIVWHQGRMQEVLDDLPPASADLVHLSNILDWLPPAHAAQTLAAAARVMKPGARLIIRQLNSTLEIETLVDGIRWDRAQGEAMEKRDRSFFYPRILVGTRL; from the coding sequence ATGAACGACCTGCCCCCCGCCGATCCCTGGGCTCTTGAGGCCGCCAAGTTGCCTCTGGCCTTTGCCCAGGTGCGGGAAGATCCCGCGCTGGATGTGGAGCTAGCCACGGCTTTGCCTGAAAATGCCACCGTCGTCATGATTGCTTCTGGTGGTGAAACATTGATCCAGCTCGCGCGCCTGCCACTGGCCCGCATCCATGCGGTTGATGTGAATCCCGCCCAGTTGGCCTTAGCACGGTTCAAGGCTCATCTTGCCACCCATGAATCGGCCATGGTATCATGCAATCTGTTAGGCCATGCGCCTTTGCCAGCACTAGAACGTGAAGAAGCGTTGCTTCCTCGGCTGGAGATTCTGGATTTACCCGCGGATGTCTTCGGTCCTCCGTCCTTGGTGTCCGAGCATGGGCCGGATCATTTGGGAAGGTATGAACGCTGCTTTGCCACACTGCGTCAGGCTCTACCCCCGGGCGTGTCAATAAACCAAAACGGTTTGGATGAAGCCTTGGCGAAGGTGATGTCCCTGGCCAATCTGGTGGCCCTTTTTGGCCAGGAGGCCACTCAAAATCCGCGTCTGCCTTTTCATGAACATTTCGCCTGGCGCACACGGGTGGCACTGAGCCGTGCCGATGCCGCAACCAATCCCTTTTTGCACCAGATGTATGGCGGACGTTTTGCCCCAGGCTGTCCTTATGACTGGTTAAGATCCACCGAGCCGCTGCAAGCAGAAATCGTCTGGCATCAAGGTCGTATGCAGGAAGTCCTGGATGACCTTCCGCCTGCGAGTGCGGACCTAGTGCACCTTTCCAACATCCTCGACTGGCTTCCCCCCGCCCATGCGGCGCAGACCCTTGCAGCGGCAGCGCGGGTGATGAAGCCGGGCGCGCGTCTTATCATTCGCCAGCTTAACTCCACGCTCGAAATAGAGACGTTGGTCGATGGAATCCGCTGGGATCGAGCCCAGGGGGAAGCCATGGAAAAACGAGACCGCAGTTTTTTCTATCCCCGCATCTTGGTTGGCACCCGACTATGA
- a CDS encoding fatty acid desaturase family protein: MSLPPPTLPPELLRLCHTRAAGQHVLRLFIFAGLYGAAAWTACTAAAQVTHGWQWLLLVPLYLLAAASLHGVSLFTHEAVHGTLSHRRFLNAMGGSLCAIPVLQNFSAYRVLHLRHHQHLGEENDPDHYASYTRWTWLVFIMNWLRLLIGYPIYITAIPILGFRHGTRRDRVGILAEVAATLMLIWLALEWLPARWLWHGWFIPMLFINTMVNIRGMSQHTLLEHADDEVRGTRTILTYPIVRFFMCNENYHLEHHLYPGVPWHHLPQVHEALKQPLKEQGAPFIRSYWAFVQEFVTGSLRRSPLGPKQKVEPRV; encoded by the coding sequence ATGAGCCTGCCACCGCCCACGCTGCCGCCTGAGCTCCTGCGCCTCTGCCACACGCGGGCTGCTGGCCAGCATGTGCTGCGCCTTTTCATCTTCGCCGGGCTGTATGGCGCGGCGGCCTGGACTGCCTGCACGGCTGCGGCGCAAGTCACGCACGGGTGGCAGTGGCTGCTGCTGGTGCCGCTGTATCTTCTCGCGGCGGCCTCCCTGCATGGTGTTAGCCTGTTTACCCATGAGGCTGTGCATGGTACGCTTTCTCATCGTCGTTTCTTGAATGCTATGGGCGGTTCCTTGTGCGCCATTCCTGTGCTTCAAAACTTCAGCGCCTACCGTGTGCTGCACCTGCGCCATCATCAGCACCTGGGGGAGGAAAATGATCCTGATCACTACGCTAGCTACACCCGCTGGACTTGGTTGGTGTTCATCATGAACTGGCTGCGGCTGCTCATCGGATATCCCATTTACATCACTGCGATTCCGATTCTCGGTTTCAGGCATGGCACGAGGCGTGATCGGGTGGGTATCTTAGCGGAAGTCGCAGCCACTCTCATGCTCATCTGGCTGGCTTTGGAATGGCTGCCCGCTCGGTGGTTGTGGCATGGCTGGTTCATCCCCATGCTTTTCATCAATACCATGGTCAATATCCGCGGCATGAGCCAGCACACGCTACTGGAACATGCGGATGATGAGGTGCGCGGCACGCGCACCATTCTCACTTATCCCATCGTTCGTTTCTTCATGTGCAATGAAAACTACCACCTGGAGCATCACCTCTACCCCGGTGTGCCGTGGCATCATCTACCGCAGGTGCATGAGGCGCTGAAACAGCCACTGAAGGAGCAGGGTGCACCCTTTATCCGCTCCTACTGGGCATTTGTGCAGGAGTTCGTCACTGGTAGCCTCCGGCGTAGCCCGCTGGGTCCGAAGCAAAAAGTGGAGCCTCGGGTATGA
- a CDS encoding hybrid sensor histidine kinase/response regulator has translation MTLSPDTLRPDTLAELEASLHQMKTANYFLRVAVDQVPEAVLILEAEPTDNAGPKVLFSNAAAAVLVGVEPEKGLRGLGIADLAAGDSDAATLLGSLKHATENGGAHECEAFVQNFYGHPPQRCNWRVRAVFNSMRKLLNYTLVVTPLPILSAALPKPVPARGEDLDSQSDQLKQDNLAALAQGIAHDVNNLLGPVTMRLSDLLQQVQGQPALKEELQLIFSGLKRARQFTSQVVTACKAKPNQKQPIDVAAIIHDTVKFAGAGSNAQLRVRLGQALRWPVADAVKISQVLQNLILNGIQAMPQGGYMDVDAENADIGLGQDDILKPGPYVRITVRDRGCGISPENLERLFKETFTTKPDGNGIGLTTCKLFIHAHEGDIRVSSRLNVGTEFSVYLPAVPAMTGQVGTPERDHAPVPLKKGQGRVLIVDDEDDLRKVAQLILKRCGYEVIECDNGQDAVKIYHSLARTGTPPDVVLMDLTLRGGMNGGETAEEILRFDPEARLVVTSGSVNEDVQMTFLEKGFVGVLPKPYEAGELTQIVHRVVTMMSRA, from the coding sequence ATGACACTTTCTCCCGATACACTGCGTCCTGACACACTGGCCGAACTGGAAGCAAGTCTGCACCAGATGAAAACGGCCAACTACTTCCTCCGAGTCGCGGTGGATCAAGTGCCGGAGGCGGTACTCATCCTGGAGGCCGAACCCACGGACAACGCAGGGCCCAAGGTGCTCTTTAGCAACGCCGCCGCCGCCGTGCTGGTAGGCGTCGAGCCTGAAAAAGGCCTTCGCGGCCTCGGCATTGCTGACTTAGCCGCAGGCGACTCCGATGCTGCCACACTTTTAGGCAGCCTGAAACATGCCACCGAAAACGGCGGCGCACACGAGTGCGAGGCCTTCGTTCAGAACTTTTACGGCCATCCTCCCCAGCGCTGCAACTGGCGCGTACGTGCCGTCTTCAACAGCATGCGCAAGCTGCTGAACTACACCCTCGTCGTCACTCCCCTGCCCATCCTATCGGCAGCGCTGCCTAAACCGGTGCCTGCCCGTGGAGAAGATCTGGACAGCCAGTCAGATCAACTGAAGCAGGACAATCTAGCCGCCCTGGCCCAGGGCATCGCTCATGATGTCAATAATTTGTTAGGCCCAGTCACCATGCGCCTTTCAGACCTGCTCCAGCAAGTGCAGGGACAGCCTGCTCTGAAGGAAGAGCTGCAGCTCATATTCAGCGGGCTGAAGCGCGCTCGTCAATTCACCTCCCAGGTGGTGACCGCCTGCAAAGCCAAGCCTAACCAAAAGCAGCCCATTGATGTAGCCGCCATCATTCATGACACAGTCAAGTTCGCCGGCGCAGGATCCAATGCCCAACTGCGCGTGCGCCTGGGCCAAGCCCTCCGCTGGCCCGTGGCCGATGCGGTGAAGATCAGCCAAGTGCTGCAAAACCTCATTCTCAATGGCATCCAGGCCATGCCCCAGGGCGGCTACATGGATGTGGATGCAGAGAATGCAGACATCGGTCTCGGCCAGGATGACATCCTGAAACCCGGCCCCTACGTGCGCATCACCGTGCGGGATCGTGGCTGCGGCATTTCACCAGAAAACCTGGAGCGTCTCTTCAAAGAAACCTTCACCACCAAGCCCGATGGCAACGGCATCGGCCTCACCACCTGCAAGCTTTTCATCCATGCTCACGAAGGCGACATCCGTGTCTCATCCAGGCTGAATGTCGGCACCGAGTTCAGCGTTTACCTGCCCGCCGTGCCCGCCATGACAGGACAGGTGGGCACCCCAGAGCGAGACCATGCCCCCGTGCCCTTGAAAAAAGGCCAGGGCCGCGTCCTCATTGTGGATGATGAAGATGACCTGCGGAAAGTCGCCCAGCTCATCCTCAAACGCTGCGGGTATGAAGTCATCGAATGCGACAACGGTCAAGATGCCGTAAAGATCTACCACAGCCTCGCCCGCACCGGCACCCCACCCGATGTCGTGCTCATGGACCTGACCCTCCGCGGCGGCATGAACGGTGGCGAAACCGCTGAAGAGATCCTCCGATTCGACCCCGAAGCGCGCCTCGTCGTCACCAGCGGCAGCGTCAATGAAGACGTGCAAATGACCTTCCTCGAGAAAGGCTTCGTCGGCGTACTGCCCAAGCCCTACGAAGCCGGTGAATTGACCCAGATCGTCCACCGCGTAGTCACCATGATGAGCCGCGCCTGA
- a CDS encoding D-glycero-alpha-D-manno-heptose-1,7-bisphosphate 7-phosphatase, translated as MSRPVVFFDRDGVVNLSPGAGYVLRWEDFHFSPGIVEALAFCRARGYATILATSQQGVGKGLMTQATLDDIHARMQAELALHDAAFDGIYACTCLSKDPTCTCRKPSAEMLLRAAQEHDLDLAHSFMIGDADRDIEMGTHAGVPISIRIESENPHLVSATHTLPDTRGLKALLETLL; from the coding sequence ATGAGCCGACCGGTTGTTTTTTTTGACCGCGATGGAGTCGTCAATCTTTCTCCAGGAGCCGGATACGTCCTCCGCTGGGAAGATTTTCATTTCAGTCCGGGCATTGTCGAGGCTCTGGCCTTTTGTCGAGCTCGTGGTTACGCCACCATTTTAGCCACCAGCCAGCAGGGGGTGGGCAAAGGGCTGATGACCCAGGCCACGCTGGATGACATCCATGCCCGGATGCAGGCAGAGCTGGCTCTGCACGATGCCGCCTTCGATGGCATCTACGCCTGCACCTGCCTTTCCAAAGACCCCACCTGCACCTGCCGGAAACCCAGTGCTGAGATGCTGCTGCGTGCAGCCCAGGAGCACGATCTCGATCTCGCCCACAGCTTCATGATCGGCGATGCTGATCGCGACATCGAAATGGGCACCCATGCCGGTGTCCCCATCAGCATCCGCATCGAAAGCGAAAACCCCCACCTCGTTTCCGCCACTCATACTCTGCCCGATACACGCGGGCTGAAGGCACTGCTGGAGACGTTATTATAA
- a CDS encoding sugar phosphate isomerase/epimerase family protein, translated as MNRRAFLHQSAFITAALTASKLKASDSRPLIGMDHFSVRATGWKAGQYIDHAASLKLDTCFISELHIFENFEEAYLKGLKEQADKAGLKLYVGTGSVCPTSNTWKDTYGTPEEHLALTIRVAKALGSPVARCYLGNNKDRATDGGIQKHIEAILKVIQANQSRAEAEGIKIAIENHAGDMQSHELRALIEAAGKGYVGANIDPGNAVWAMEEPMAHLEALGALTVCSSVRDSMVWDTEEGAVVQWTAIGEGLVDFKAYAKRFAELAPGVPLQVETISGFARPMNYKSEEFWKPYPGYRDTAAFKAWVEMSKKGKAIPSFKAPDGPGKKDAEIAYQKGELQRSTAWLQAHL; from the coding sequence ATGAACCGCCGCGCCTTTCTCCACCAGTCTGCCTTCATCACTGCCGCCCTCACCGCCTCCAAGCTGAAGGCTTCAGACTCGCGCCCTTTGATCGGGATGGACCACTTTTCCGTGCGCGCCACCGGCTGGAAGGCGGGCCAGTACATTGACCATGCCGCCAGTCTGAAGCTGGACACCTGCTTCATCTCAGAACTGCACATCTTTGAAAACTTCGAAGAGGCCTACCTCAAGGGCCTGAAAGAGCAGGCCGACAAAGCCGGGCTCAAGCTGTATGTGGGCACGGGTTCCGTCTGCCCCACCTCGAATACCTGGAAGGACACCTATGGCACCCCAGAGGAGCATCTAGCCCTGACCATCCGTGTGGCCAAGGCCCTGGGCTCGCCCGTGGCCCGCTGTTACCTGGGAAATAACAAAGACCGCGCCACAGATGGCGGCATCCAGAAGCACATCGAAGCCATTCTCAAAGTCATCCAGGCCAACCAATCCCGCGCGGAAGCCGAAGGCATCAAAATCGCCATCGAAAACCACGCCGGCGACATGCAATCCCACGAGCTGAGGGCCCTCATCGAAGCCGCAGGCAAGGGCTACGTCGGCGCGAACATTGACCCCGGCAATGCCGTCTGGGCCATGGAGGAGCCCATGGCGCATCTGGAGGCCCTCGGTGCCCTCACCGTCTGCTCCAGCGTGCGTGACAGCATGGTGTGGGACACGGAAGAAGGCGCCGTGGTGCAGTGGACCGCCATCGGTGAAGGACTGGTGGATTTTAAAGCCTACGCCAAACGCTTTGCCGAGCTCGCCCCTGGCGTCCCCCTCCAGGTGGAGACCATTTCAGGCTTTGCCCGCCCGATGAACTACAAGAGCGAAGAATTCTGGAAGCCCTACCCCGGCTATCGCGATACCGCCGCCTTCAAGGCCTGGGTAGAAATGTCGAAAAAAGGCAAAGCCATCCCCAGCTTTAAAGCACCGGATGGACCGGGTAAAAAGGATGCCGAGATCGCCTACCAAAAGGGTGAACTCCAGCGCAGCACCGCCTGGCTCCAGGCCCATCTGTAG
- the rnhA gene encoding ribonuclease HI, which produces MTSVTIYTDGACSGNPGPGGYGVLLQAGAHTKELSEGYRRTTNNRMELMALIKGLELLNRPCTVTLFSDSKYVVDTVQKGWAKSWKARGWVKADKQPAVNADLWDRALKALEKHKVTIRWVKGHASNAGNNRCDELAVAASKSGGLQADEGYELAKAKPASLL; this is translated from the coding sequence ATGACTTCCGTTACTATTTACACTGATGGCGCATGTAGCGGCAATCCGGGCCCAGGTGGCTATGGGGTGTTGCTGCAGGCGGGCGCGCACACCAAGGAACTTTCTGAGGGTTATCGTCGCACGACGAACAATCGCATGGAGCTGATGGCTCTCATCAAGGGCCTGGAGCTGCTGAATCGCCCCTGCACGGTCACGCTTTTTTCCGATTCCAAATACGTCGTGGATACGGTGCAAAAGGGCTGGGCTAAGAGCTGGAAAGCTCGGGGCTGGGTGAAGGCGGACAAGCAACCTGCGGTGAATGCCGACCTCTGGGATCGCGCCTTGAAAGCTCTGGAAAAACACAAGGTGACCATTCGCTGGGTGAAAGGCCATGCTTCCAACGCGGGCAACAACCGCTGTGACGAACTCGCCGTCGCTGCTTCTAAATCCGGTGGGCTTCAGGCCGATGAGGGGTATGAACTGGCGAAGGCGAAACCTGCATCGTTGCTTTAA
- a CDS encoding TenA family transcriptional regulator, protein MNHELIRWVVAEANTHPLLQNLYFTALREGQLDREVFRETQQQFFFAVRYFSRPMAALTARMPSSALRQGLIHNLSEEHGFEDGDEGESPAGFDPRLAHDMSFQQFLATLGVSREEVRRLREGPAVRAFNTSLMGTCLMEPIEVAFGCLGVIEHTFADISALIGEQVVKQGWIAFEDLVHYKLHAEIDQRHAADFFQIVAGSWDRGGENRAAVQDGVKLGLHVFNRLYEDLLEEAQPTRPHEPATAHAAA, encoded by the coding sequence ATGAATCATGAACTTATCCGCTGGGTAGTGGCCGAGGCGAATACGCATCCCCTGCTACAAAACCTCTACTTCACGGCCTTGCGTGAGGGGCAGCTGGATCGCGAGGTATTCCGGGAAACGCAACAGCAGTTCTTTTTTGCCGTGCGCTATTTCTCCCGGCCCATGGCGGCACTGACGGCGCGCATGCCAAGCTCTGCGCTGCGCCAGGGGCTCATCCACAATCTTTCTGAGGAACATGGTTTTGAGGATGGAGATGAGGGGGAAAGCCCAGCAGGCTTTGACCCTAGACTGGCGCATGACATGAGCTTCCAGCAATTTTTGGCCACCCTTGGTGTGTCTCGCGAGGAGGTGCGACGGCTGCGGGAAGGGCCCGCCGTCCGGGCCTTTAACACCAGCCTGATGGGGACCTGCCTCATGGAGCCCATCGAAGTCGCCTTCGGGTGTCTGGGCGTCATCGAACACACTTTTGCAGACATCTCCGCTCTCATAGGTGAGCAGGTGGTGAAGCAGGGGTGGATTGCTTTTGAGGACCTTGTTCACTACAAGCTCCATGCAGAGATTGACCAGCGCCATGCAGCGGATTTTTTCCAGATCGTCGCAGGATCATGGGATCGTGGGGGCGAGAACCGCGCCGCTGTACAGGATGGCGTGAAGCTGGGCCTGCATGTCTTTAATCGCCTCTATGAGGATCTTTTGGAGGAAGCCCAACCTACCCGCCCTCATGAGCCTGCCACCGCCCACGCTGCCGCCTGA
- the ribD gene encoding bifunctional diaminohydroxyphosphoribosylaminopyrimidine deaminase/5-amino-6-(5-phosphoribosylamino)uracil reductase RibD — protein sequence MPALNPESDLHWMSLALEQARQGIGFTSPNPAVGAVIVAEGELIGQGFHRQAGQPHAEIEALKDARIRAPERIAGSTIYVTLEPCSTQGRTGPCTSAIQAAGITRVVWGAQDPNPSHVGRAQQLLESAGIAVTTGILESECQEILRPFAKWITTGLPYVIAKAGQSLDGRITRPPGEGPWITSEAARAHSQGLRARVDAILVGAETVRQDNPRLTLRNGSLKPQPFRIILTRSGHLPADAYVFTDAYQDRTLVLRDLAFPEVLRDLAARGITSVLIEGGSNVLGQAFAARCVDEVCWYIAPRLCGGGLPVIGGPDWQSSVALENVTLLPIGDNLCLTGRPVWPNLESDHA from the coding sequence ATGCCCGCCCTAAACCCCGAATCCGACCTCCACTGGATGAGCCTCGCCCTGGAGCAGGCGCGCCAGGGCATCGGCTTCACCAGTCCAAATCCAGCCGTGGGGGCGGTGATCGTGGCGGAGGGTGAACTGATTGGCCAAGGGTTCCATCGTCAAGCGGGTCAGCCCCATGCGGAGATTGAGGCACTTAAGGATGCCCGCATTCGCGCGCCCGAGCGCATCGCGGGCTCCACCATATATGTCACGCTGGAACCGTGCAGCACGCAGGGACGCACAGGCCCCTGCACCTCCGCGATTCAGGCCGCAGGCATCACACGCGTGGTGTGGGGGGCGCAGGACCCAAATCCCAGCCACGTGGGCCGTGCGCAGCAGCTTTTAGAAAGCGCAGGCATCGCCGTGACTACCGGCATCCTGGAAAGCGAGTGCCAGGAAATTCTGCGCCCTTTTGCTAAATGGATCACCACGGGTCTTCCGTACGTCATTGCCAAGGCTGGGCAGAGCCTGGATGGTCGCATCACCCGCCCTCCCGGTGAGGGCCCCTGGATCACCAGCGAGGCCGCCCGTGCTCATAGCCAGGGCCTGCGCGCTCGGGTAGATGCCATCCTGGTGGGAGCGGAAACAGTGCGGCAGGACAATCCCCGTCTCACCCTGCGAAACGGCAGCCTCAAGCCACAGCCCTTTCGCATCATCCTCACCCGCAGCGGTCATCTGCCCGCAGACGCGTACGTCTTTACCGATGCCTATCAGGACCGCACCCTTGTGCTGCGGGATCTGGCCTTTCCCGAGGTCCTGCGGGATCTCGCCGCCCGTGGCATCACCAGTGTGCTCATTGAGGGCGGTAGCAACGTGCTCGGCCAGGCCTTTGCTGCGCGCTGTGTGGACGAGGTATGCTGGTACATCGCCCCGCGTCTCTGTGGGGGCGGGCTGCCTGTCATCGGCGGTCCAGATTGGCAAAGCTCCGTCGCATTGGAAAACGTCACCCTCTTGCCCATTGGCGATAACCTCTGCCTCACAGGTCGTCCTGTTTGGCCTAACCTAGAATCTGATCACGCATGA
- a CDS encoding RHS repeat protein, translating into MAEYIRTGSTNPNTPLTNSSVPTVQYVRGRDMGGGVGGLLYSIRGTTLKYNHSNGRGDIVAHSDSTGALSWTASYEAYGQTTKETNFNSNTNADTQRANSKDEEKDTSLLNEGYRYRDLETGVWLSRDPAGFVDGPNLYAYVQQNPWSKFDAEGLFLSALVTAGFAAYDTYQYATGKISGSDYAGRMALNGAALVADAASGGLGGGLAVRMTATGSRAVTTIIKTAKAVDKANDLVENVQTAVETGQSIVEASEGEGRGLVRAAANALEDAATKKVLGAVAKKPTGSYTNTHESGKKYHGMGTEERMNTSAKEKATEYGDPVVEQDFKPAADRREAFKDEARRIREDGGVENPENYNKINSPGEKYLKQDGE; encoded by the coding sequence GTGGCGGAATACATCCGCACAGGTAGTACCAATCCCAACACGCCTCTTACCAACAGTAGCGTGCCTACCGTGCAGTATGTGCGTGGCCGGGACATGGGCGGCGGGGTAGGCGGCCTGCTTTACAGCATCCGAGGCACCACGCTGAAGTACAATCACAGCAACGGACGTGGCGACATCGTGGCACATAGCGACAGCACAGGCGCCTTGTCGTGGACGGCCAGCTACGAGGCGTATGGCCAAACCACGAAGGAAACGAATTTCAACAGTAATACCAACGCCGATACTCAACGCGCTAACAGTAAGGACGAAGAAAAAGATACGAGCCTGCTGAACGAAGGCTACCGCTATCGCGACCTGGAAACCGGCGTGTGGCTCAGCCGCGACCCCGCTGGCTTCGTGGACGGCCCCAACCTCTATGCCTATGTCCAACAGAACCCTTGGAGTAAGTTCGATGCGGAAGGACTCTTCCTGAGTGCTCTGGTCACGGCAGGTTTCGCGGCGTATGATACGTATCAGTACGCGACTGGCAAGATCAGCGGATCGGACTATGCCGGAAGAATGGCGCTCAATGGAGCAGCTCTAGTTGCAGACGCAGCCAGCGGAGGCTTGGGGGGCGGGCTGGCAGTTAGAATGACTGCGACAGGTTCAAGGGCAGTTACGACCATCATCAAAACGGCCAAGGCTGTGGACAAGGCCAATGACCTGGTTGAGAACGTCCAGACCGCTGTTGAGACTGGACAGAGTATTGTGGAAGCCTCGGAGGGCGAAGGGCGAGGCTTGGTGCGAGCTGCTGCCAATGCCTTGGAGGATGCGGCAACAAAGAAAGTGCTGGGTGCTGTCGCAAAAAAGCCAACGGGCTCGTATACCAACACACACGAAAGTGGGAAAAAGTATCACGGTATGGGTACCGAGGAACGGATGAATACTTCGGCCAAAGAAAAGGCGACCGAGTACGGAGATCCAGTTGTCGAACAGGACTTCAAGCCTGCTGCGGACCGTCGGGAGGCATTCAAAGACGAAGCCCGGCGTATCCGCGAGGATGGCGGGGTTGAAAATCCGGAAAACTACAACAAAATCAACTCTCCCGGTGAGAAATACCTCAAACAAGACGGCGAATGA
- a CDS encoding phosphatase PAP2 family protein yields the protein MRPVPARHEFLFLVLGSGVLAALFWVKGVHGLTISAVCGMVAYAVLLWRTQSGDRMRLVGSYLVAWAFYASSSTLVEVLGIPLRHRELLEADAAMFGSSPAISWQGRLALWANEELSFGYLSYHLYLHWVLLDALWRDPSWRSQISAPLFAAFGLGFVGYLLYPAAPPAVAFPELFSEPVKGGVLTAWNQQINSMMAARYDAFPSLHLLITLTLLAWDWAHFRARFWAMLAPSALMMVATVALRLHYAVDLLASLLLFLILQICHERPAPRRSLGS from the coding sequence ATGAGACCAGTCCCAGCTAGACATGAGTTTCTGTTCTTGGTTCTCGGCTCCGGTGTCCTGGCTGCCCTGTTTTGGGTGAAAGGCGTGCATGGCCTAACTATAAGTGCAGTGTGTGGAATGGTGGCCTATGCTGTCTTGTTGTGGAGGACGCAAAGCGGTGACCGCATGCGGCTGGTCGGTAGCTATTTAGTGGCTTGGGCCTTTTATGCTAGCTCCTCCACTCTGGTAGAGGTGCTGGGTATTCCACTGCGGCATCGGGAGCTGCTGGAAGCGGATGCTGCAATGTTTGGGTCATCACCTGCCATCTCATGGCAGGGGCGTCTGGCCCTGTGGGCAAACGAAGAACTGAGTTTCGGGTACTTGAGTTACCACCTTTACCTACACTGGGTGTTGTTGGATGCCCTGTGGCGCGATCCGTCTTGGCGTAGCCAGATCAGCGCACCTTTGTTCGCCGCCTTTGGCCTCGGATTTGTTGGTTATCTATTGTACCCCGCTGCGCCTCCCGCCGTCGCTTTTCCTGAGCTCTTTTCAGAGCCGGTCAAAGGTGGGGTGCTCACTGCCTGGAACCAGCAGATCAATAGCATGATGGCCGCCAGATACGATGCGTTTCCAAGCCTACATTTACTCATCACGCTCACGCTGCTGGCCTGGGACTGGGCGCACTTCCGCGCTCGCTTCTGGGCCATGCTGGCCCCCTCTGCTCTCATGATGGTGGCCACCGTCGCTCTTAGGCTGCATTATGCTGTGGATTTGCTCGCCAGCCTGCTGCTCTTCCTTATCCTTCAGATCTGCCATGAACGACCTGCCCCCCGCCGATCCCTGGGCTCTTGA